A genomic window from Flavobacterium johnsoniae includes:
- the mraZ gene encoding division/cell wall cluster transcriptional repressor MraZ translates to MNTIVGTYECKVDAKGRLMMPAPLKKQLTASLQSGFVLKRSVFQQCLELYPMEEWDLMMKKINKLNRFVKKNNDFIRRFTAGVKVVEVDALGRLLVPKDLVTFASISKDVVFSSAVNIVEIWDKDLYEKSISGEDMDFADLAEEVMGNINDDEDGIS, encoded by the coding sequence TTGAACACAATTGTTGGAACATATGAGTGTAAAGTCGATGCTAAAGGGAGGCTAATGATGCCTGCGCCTTTAAAAAAGCAATTGACGGCTTCTCTTCAAAGCGGATTCGTTTTGAAGCGTTCTGTTTTTCAGCAGTGTTTAGAATTATATCCTATGGAAGAATGGGATTTAATGATGAAAAAAATTAACAAGCTTAATCGCTTTGTAAAAAAGAACAACGATTTCATTAGAAGGTTTACGGCTGGTGTTAAAGTGGTTGAGGTTGATGCATTAGGAAGATTGCTAGTTCCAAAAGATTTGGTAACGTTTGCGAGTATTTCTAAAGATGTAGTTTTTTCATCGGCGGTTAATATAGTAGAAATCTGGGATAAGGATTTATACGAAAAATCAATAAGCGGCGAAGATATGGATTTTGCAGATTTAGCCGAAGAAGTAATGGGAAATATTAATGACGACGAAGATGGAATATCATAA
- the rsmH gene encoding 16S rRNA (cytosine(1402)-N(4))-methyltransferase RsmH — translation MTTKMEYHNPVLLHPTVDGLDIKPDGVYVDVTFGGGGHSKEILRRLGPNGRLFAFDQDEDALANALPDERFTLINENFRFIKRFLRFHGVKAVDGILADLGVSSHQFDVPERGFSTRFDAELDMRMSQKNDLNAYRVVNEYEEQDLRRVFFDYGELKNAPVLARTIVEARKDSPIKTTDELKEVLKKYLPEKVRNKILAQIYQAIRIEVNQEMDVLKEFIEQSLEILKPGGRFSVISYHSLEDRLVKRFIKNGMFEGEPERDFYGNFSVPFKTIGKLIVPDNEEIKINNRARSAKLRIAEKI, via the coding sequence ATGACGACGAAGATGGAATATCATAATCCGGTTTTGCTTCATCCAACTGTAGATGGTTTAGATATTAAACCTGATGGTGTGTATGTAGATGTTACGTTTGGAGGCGGTGGTCATTCAAAGGAGATTTTAAGAAGATTAGGGCCAAACGGAAGGCTGTTTGCATTTGATCAAGATGAAGATGCGCTTGCTAATGCTTTGCCAGACGAAAGGTTTACTTTGATAAACGAAAATTTTAGGTTCATAAAAAGATTTTTACGTTTTCACGGAGTAAAAGCAGTTGATGGAATTTTAGCAGATTTAGGCGTTTCATCACATCAGTTTGATGTTCCGGAAAGAGGTTTTTCTACAAGATTTGATGCCGAATTAGATATGCGGATGAGTCAAAAAAATGATTTAAATGCTTATCGAGTGGTTAACGAATATGAAGAACAGGATTTACGTCGTGTTTTTTTTGATTATGGGGAGTTGAAAAATGCGCCAGTTTTAGCAAGAACAATTGTTGAGGCAAGAAAAGATTCTCCTATCAAAACAACAGATGAATTAAAAGAGGTTTTGAAGAAATATCTTCCTGAGAAAGTTCGAAACAAAATTCTGGCTCAGATTTATCAGGCAATCAGAATTGAGGTAAATCAGGAAATGGATGTTTTAAAAGAATTTATCGAGCAATCATTAGAGATTTTAAAACCAGGCGGAAGATTTTCAGTAATCTCATATCATTCTCTAGAAGATCGATTGGTAAAAAGATTTATAAAAAACGGAATGTTTGAAGGAGAGCCAGAAAGAGATTTTTACGGAAACTTTTCAGTTCCATTTAAAACTATCGGAAAACTGATTGTTCCAGATAACGAGGAAATCAAGATAAATAATAGAGCAAGAAGTGCCAAATTAAGAATAGCTGAAAAGATATAA
- a CDS encoding FtsL-like putative cell division protein, with amino-acid sequence MKSGVFSILKARFLIHEDAVKNWRFIVFIILLAILMIANTQRYEQKVFEIAKLNNETKELRSEFVDRRSELMKLKMESTISDKMLEKQIFPSTVPPVKIEVKKEEEKSFFKRIWQ; translated from the coding sequence ATGAAAAGTGGTGTATTTAGCATATTGAAAGCGAGATTCCTGATTCATGAGGATGCAGTAAAAAACTGGCGATTTATTGTTTTTATAATTCTGCTAGCCATTTTGATGATTGCCAACACACAGCGATACGAACAAAAGGTTTTTGAAATTGCGAAATTGAATAATGAAACCAAAGAACTTAGATCTGAATTTGTAGATCGACGTTCAGAATTGATGAAGTTAAAAATGGAGTCAACGATCTCGGATAAAATGTTAGAAAAACAAATTTTTCCGTCGACAGTTCCTCCAGTGAAAATAGAAGTTAAAAAAGAAGAAGAGAAAAGTTTCTTTAAAAGAATATGGCAGTAG
- a CDS encoding penicillin-binding protein: MAVEDKHISYRIYLVAVFIFVMAIAIVVKLTNIQWVQGDYYRKLAKQRTVRNFVIPANKGNIYSADGSLLATSIPNYEIRFDAKAPKTETFEKYVKPLSDSLAKVLDKPSSYFQKELRKARENKNRYYLIARKLSYTEYVKIKSFPLFSLGAFKGGIIVEQETVRKHPIGKIAERTIGYDRIDPETGVEVGKGIEWAFKNYLNGKDGKILKQKIAKGQWKPIRDVNEVDPIDGYDVISTIDVFIQDIAHHALLKQLQDYEADHGCVVVMETETGHVKAISNLGRAEDGSYYETTNYAIAESHEPGSTFKLVDLMAILEDKVADTSTVYDSHNGVVKYYGRSVRDSHHGGYGKVSLARGFELSSNTVMVQAVYENYKSNPSKFVNHIKSFGLNKPLGLHFKGEGRPIVPQPGDKSWSGISLPWMAFGYSVSVTPMQTLALYNSVANNGVMVKPQFVSEIKEWNKTIKKFDVEVINPKVCSPETLKKVKAVLENVVKKGTGSKLYSKDFSMAGKTGTAQMNYGGKEGKSALYYASSFVGYFPADHPKYSCIVVVHKPNTAKNNYYGADVAGPVFKRIAQKIFTDAPSTNKIKKLDTRVPKQDASYDKYTVEANKKINQIPNLKGMPGMDAIALLENLGLKVKVNGMGKVKNQSIQAGASINKNTTIVLELS, encoded by the coding sequence ATGGCAGTAGAAGATAAACATATATCCTACAGAATTTACCTCGTAGCAGTTTTCATCTTTGTGATGGCAATTGCTATTGTCGTTAAATTGACCAATATTCAATGGGTTCAGGGAGATTATTACAGAAAACTAGCTAAACAGCGAACTGTAAGAAACTTTGTGATTCCAGCCAACAAAGGAAATATTTATTCTGCAGACGGAAGTTTGTTGGCAACTTCAATTCCTAATTACGAGATTCGTTTTGATGCCAAAGCGCCAAAAACAGAAACTTTTGAAAAGTATGTAAAGCCATTATCAGATTCTCTTGCGAAAGTTTTAGATAAGCCAAGCAGTTATTTTCAAAAAGAATTAAGAAAAGCTCGAGAGAATAAAAACCGTTATTATTTAATCGCTCGCAAGTTAAGCTATACAGAATATGTAAAAATAAAAAGTTTTCCATTATTCAGTTTAGGAGCTTTTAAAGGTGGAATTATAGTGGAGCAAGAAACTGTTAGAAAGCATCCTATAGGTAAAATTGCAGAAAGAACCATTGGTTATGATCGTATTGATCCAGAAACAGGAGTAGAAGTAGGGAAAGGAATCGAATGGGCTTTTAAAAATTATTTGAACGGAAAAGATGGTAAAATTCTAAAACAGAAAATTGCAAAAGGGCAGTGGAAACCTATTCGAGATGTTAACGAAGTGGATCCAATTGATGGTTATGATGTTATTTCGACTATAGATGTTTTTATTCAAGATATTGCGCATCACGCTTTATTGAAGCAATTACAAGATTATGAAGCAGATCACGGTTGTGTGGTAGTAATGGAAACAGAAACAGGTCATGTGAAAGCGATTTCGAATTTAGGAAGAGCAGAAGACGGATCATACTATGAAACAACAAATTACGCAATCGCAGAATCTCATGAACCAGGATCAACTTTTAAATTAGTTGATTTAATGGCGATTTTAGAAGATAAAGTAGCAGACACAAGTACAGTTTATGACAGTCACAATGGTGTGGTTAAATATTATGGGAGATCTGTGCGAGATTCTCATCATGGAGGTTATGGAAAAGTGTCGCTAGCACGAGGTTTTGAACTTTCGTCTAATACGGTTATGGTTCAGGCAGTTTATGAAAACTATAAAAGTAATCCATCCAAGTTTGTAAATCATATCAAAAGTTTTGGTTTGAATAAACCTTTAGGATTGCATTTTAAAGGAGAAGGAAGGCCAATTGTTCCTCAGCCAGGAGATAAAAGCTGGTCGGGAATTTCACTTCCGTGGATGGCTTTTGGATACTCCGTTTCGGTTACACCAATGCAGACTTTGGCTCTTTATAATTCAGTGGCAAATAACGGGGTAATGGTAAAACCACAATTTGTTTCAGAAATTAAAGAATGGAATAAAACGATTAAAAAGTTTGATGTAGAAGTAATTAATCCAAAAGTTTGTTCGCCAGAAACACTTAAAAAAGTAAAAGCAGTTTTAGAAAATGTGGTTAAAAAAGGAACCGGATCTAAACTGTATTCAAAAGATTTTTCGATGGCAGGAAAAACAGGAACGGCTCAAATGAATTATGGAGGAAAGGAAGGAAAATCAGCATTGTATTATGCGTCTTCTTTTGTTGGATATTTTCCAGCAGACCATCCAAAATATTCTTGTATTGTAGTGGTTCATAAACCAAATACAGCTAAGAATAATTATTATGGAGCAGACGTTGCAGGGCCAGTTTTTAAAAGAATTGCCCAAAAGATTTTTACAGATGCGCCTTCGACAAATAAAATTAAAAAATTAGATACTAGAGTTCCAAAACAAGACGCTAGTTATGATAAATATACGGTTGAGGCTAATAAAAAAATCAACCAAATTCCGAATTTAAAAGGAATGCCAGGAATGGATGCAATTGCTTTACTAGAGAATTTAGGTTTGAAAGTAAAAGTAAATGGAATGGGGAAAGTGAAGAATCAATCAATTCAAGCTGGAGCCAGTATAAACAAAAACACAACAATTGTATTAGAATTATCGTGA
- a CDS encoding UDP-N-acetylmuramoyl-L-alanyl-D-glutamate--2,6-diaminopimelate ligase, which translates to MKVLKDILYKVAIESVKGSTDIAISKIEFDSRKVESNDVFVAIRGSLSDGHDYIEKAIQLGAKAIICDTLPENTIAEVTYIQVKDTNTALAFMAANYFEGPSSKLKLVGVTGTNGKTTIASLLFQLFEKAGFKVGLLSTVKIVVDKTEYPATHTTPDSLTINHYLNEMVEAGVTHCFMEVSSHGIHQKRTEALHFVGGIFTNLSHDHLDYHPTFAEYRDVKKSFFDSLPKSAFVLSNIDDKNGSVMLQNTAAKKLTYALKSYADYRAQILESQLSGLLLKVNDNEVWVKLIGTFNAYNVLAIYGTAVELGIDSLEALRLLSDLESVSGRFQYIVSDGGITAVVDYAHTPDALENVLKTINDIRTKNEQLITVVGCGGNRDKTKRPIMAKIASDLSDKAVLTSDNPRNEDPEVILDEMEQGVEPQNYKKMLRITDRKQAIKTACQLAQPKDIVLIAGKGHETYQEINGIRHHFDDMETIKEILEQLNK; encoded by the coding sequence GTGAAAGTATTAAAAGACATATTATATAAAGTAGCTATCGAATCTGTAAAGGGTTCTACGGATATTGCTATTTCTAAAATTGAATTCGATTCACGTAAAGTAGAATCAAATGATGTTTTTGTAGCTATTCGTGGTTCACTTTCAGATGGACATGATTACATTGAAAAAGCGATTCAGCTTGGAGCAAAAGCTATTATTTGTGATACGCTTCCAGAAAATACTATTGCTGAAGTAACTTATATTCAAGTTAAAGACACCAATACGGCTTTGGCTTTTATGGCGGCTAATTATTTTGAAGGTCCGTCTTCGAAATTAAAATTAGTTGGTGTAACAGGAACAAACGGTAAAACAACAATTGCGTCATTATTGTTTCAATTGTTCGAAAAAGCAGGTTTTAAAGTTGGTTTATTATCAACTGTAAAAATTGTAGTAGATAAAACAGAATACCCAGCAACGCATACAACGCCAGACTCTTTAACAATCAATCATTATTTAAATGAAATGGTTGAAGCAGGAGTTACACATTGTTTTATGGAAGTAAGTTCGCATGGAATTCACCAAAAACGTACAGAAGCTTTGCATTTTGTAGGCGGAATTTTTACGAATCTTTCTCACGATCATTTGGATTATCATCCAACATTTGCTGAATATAGAGATGTTAAAAAGTCATTTTTTGATTCATTGCCAAAATCAGCTTTTGTTTTATCAAACATAGATGATAAAAATGGTTCTGTGATGCTTCAGAATACAGCGGCTAAAAAACTAACCTACGCTTTAAAATCTTATGCAGATTACAGAGCGCAGATTTTAGAAAGCCAATTATCTGGTTTATTATTGAAAGTTAATGATAATGAAGTTTGGGTAAAACTGATTGGTACTTTCAACGCATACAATGTTTTAGCTATTTATGGAACGGCTGTAGAGCTCGGAATTGATAGTCTTGAAGCGTTGCGTTTATTGTCTGATTTAGAAAGTGTTTCAGGTCGTTTTCAGTATATCGTATCAGATGGCGGAATTACGGCTGTCGTAGATTACGCCCATACGCCAGATGCGCTAGAAAATGTTTTGAAAACTATAAATGACATTCGTACAAAAAATGAACAGTTAATTACTGTTGTTGGATGTGGAGGAAACAGAGATAAAACAAAACGTCCTATTATGGCAAAAATCGCTTCAGATTTAAGTGATAAAGCGGTTTTGACTTCCGATAATCCGAGAAATGAAGATCCAGAAGTTATTTTGGATGAAATGGAACAAGGAGTTGAGCCTCAGAATTACAAAAAAATGCTGCGAATTACAGATAGAAAGCAAGCTATTAAAACCGCTTGTCAATTGGCTCAGCCCAAAGATATTGTTTTAATTGCAGGAAAAGGACACGAAACATATCAAGAAATAAATGGTATTCGCCATCATTTTGATGATATGGAAACAATAAAAGAGATTTTAGAACAACTAAATAAATAA
- the mraY gene encoding phospho-N-acetylmuramoyl-pentapeptide-transferase — MLYYLFEYFDKTLDLPGTGVFQYITFRSALAFMLSLLLSTIYGKRIINFLRRQQVGETVRELGLAGQNEKAGTPTMGGLIIIFATLLPVLLFARLHNIYIVLLIVTTLWMGTIGFVDDYIKIFKKDKQGLKGIFKVIGQVGLGIIVGAVLYFNPAVTVRTDTGRTDVFRTTTNTTVVLPAPVEEKSTATTIPFVKNNEFDYAEVLSFMGDGYEKWAWLIFIPVVIFIITAVSNGANLTDGIDGLAAGTSAISVLALGIFTFVSGNIIFSNYLNIMYIPNSGEMTVFISAFVGALIGFLWYNSYPASVFMGDTGSLTIGGIIAVLAIAVRKEILIVLFCGIFLAESASVVIQVFYFKYTKKRFGEGRRIFLMAPLHHHYQKKGYHESKIVTRFWIVAVMLAILSIITLKLR; from the coding sequence ATGCTGTACTATTTATTCGAATATTTTGATAAAACATTGGATCTTCCTGGAACGGGAGTTTTCCAGTACATCACATTTAGATCAGCTTTGGCATTTATGCTTTCATTGCTTTTGTCGACTATATATGGTAAAAGAATTATTAACTTTTTACGTCGTCAGCAAGTAGGAGAAACGGTTAGAGAACTTGGTCTTGCAGGTCAAAATGAAAAAGCTGGTACGCCAACAATGGGTGGATTGATTATCATTTTTGCAACCTTGCTGCCTGTTTTGTTGTTTGCTCGATTGCATAATATTTACATCGTTTTGTTAATTGTTACTACGCTATGGATGGGAACAATTGGTTTTGTGGACGATTATATCAAAATATTCAAAAAAGATAAACAAGGACTTAAAGGTATTTTTAAAGTAATTGGTCAAGTTGGTTTAGGAATCATCGTTGGAGCAGTTCTTTATTTTAATCCTGCGGTTACGGTAAGAACAGATACAGGTCGTACAGATGTTTTTAGAACAACAACAAATACTACTGTTGTACTTCCAGCTCCAGTTGAGGAGAAATCTACAGCAACAACAATTCCTTTCGTAAAAAACAACGAATTTGATTATGCTGAAGTATTATCTTTTATGGGAGATGGATATGAAAAATGGGCTTGGTTGATTTTTATTCCAGTTGTTATTTTCATCATCACTGCGGTTTCAAACGGAGCAAATCTTACAGACGGAATCGATGGACTCGCCGCAGGAACATCTGCAATCTCTGTCCTCGCGCTCGGAATATTTACGTTTGTTTCTGGTAATATCATTTTCTCGAATTATCTAAACATTATGTATATCCCTAATTCGGGAGAAATGACGGTCTTCATATCGGCATTCGTAGGAGCGCTAATTGGTTTTCTTTGGTACAACTCTTATCCGGCATCGGTTTTTATGGGAGATACAGGAAGTTTGACAATTGGAGGAATTATCGCGGTTTTAGCAATTGCAGTTCGAAAAGAAATATTGATTGTTTTATTCTGTGGAATTTTCTTGGCAGAAAGTGCTTCAGTGGTTATACAGGTATTTTATTTTAAATATACAAAGAAACGTTTTGGTGAAGGAAGAAGAATCTTTTTAATGGCGCCTCTTCATCATCATTACCAGAAAAAAGGATATCACGAAAGTAAAATCGTAACCCGTTTTTGGATTGTTGCCGTAATGTTAGCCATTTTATCAATCATTACTTTAAAACTAAGATAG
- the murD gene encoding UDP-N-acetylmuramoyl-L-alanine--D-glutamate ligase — MRLVVLGGGESGVGTAILGKKQGYEVFVSDFGKIKESYKEVLIINKIPWEEEQHTEDLILNADVVMKSPGIPDKSPIVKKLIAAGIKVISEIEFAIPYTEAMTIGITGSNGKTTTTMLTHHLLKYAGLNVGLGGNIGKSFAWQVAENKYDVYVLELSSFQLDGIIDYRPDIAIITNISPDHLDRYEYKYENYINSKFRITMNQTESDYLIYDADDEASTEWLKKNKTKAKLIPFSLTKSFNEGASINNNKMEIKINQEEFTMDTEHIALEGKHNMKNAMAASSVAKLMQIRNATIRESLSNFQGVEHRLEKVLKIQNVQYINDSKATNVNATFFALDSMNVPTVWIVGGVDKGNDYNELMSLVREKVKAIICLGVDNRKIIDAFGNVVDIMVEVNNMNDAVKTAQRLTEKGDAVLLSPACASFDLFENYEDRGKQFKQAVHNL; from the coding sequence ATGAGGCTAGTAGTTTTAGGAGGAGGAGAAAGTGGTGTAGGAACCGCGATCCTCGGAAAGAAACAAGGATACGAAGTTTTTGTATCTGATTTCGGAAAGATAAAAGAGAGTTACAAAGAAGTTCTTATCATTAATAAAATTCCTTGGGAAGAAGAGCAGCATACAGAAGATTTGATTCTTAATGCTGATGTCGTAATGAAAAGTCCAGGAATTCCAGATAAATCTCCGATAGTGAAAAAGCTTATTGCTGCTGGAATAAAGGTGATTTCGGAAATTGAATTTGCAATTCCTTACACAGAAGCAATGACAATCGGAATAACTGGAAGTAACGGAAAAACGACCACGACAATGCTAACACATCATTTGCTGAAATATGCAGGATTGAATGTTGGACTTGGAGGAAATATCGGAAAGAGTTTCGCCTGGCAGGTTGCAGAAAATAAATATGATGTTTACGTTCTTGAATTGAGCAGTTTTCAGTTAGACGGAATTATAGATTACCGACCGGATATTGCCATAATAACAAACATTAGTCCGGATCATTTAGATCGATACGAATATAAATATGAAAATTATATCAATTCGAAATTTCGAATAACGATGAACCAGACCGAAAGCGATTATCTTATTTATGATGCAGATGATGAAGCGAGTACAGAATGGTTAAAAAAGAATAAAACAAAAGCAAAATTAATTCCTTTTTCATTGACAAAATCATTCAATGAAGGGGCTTCTATAAATAACAACAAAATGGAAATTAAGATCAACCAAGAAGAGTTTACAATGGACACAGAACACATTGCGTTAGAAGGAAAACATAATATGAAAAACGCAATGGCAGCAAGCTCTGTAGCGAAATTGATGCAAATTAGAAATGCAACAATCCGCGAAAGTTTATCTAATTTTCAAGGTGTTGAACACCGTTTAGAAAAAGTATTAAAAATACAAAACGTTCAATATATCAACGATTCAAAAGCTACTAACGTAAATGCAACTTTCTTTGCTTTAGACAGTATGAATGTTCCAACAGTTTGGATTGTTGGAGGTGTTGATAAAGGAAATGATTACAACGAATTAATGTCTTTAGTTCGCGAAAAAGTAAAAGCAATTATCTGTTTAGGAGTTGATAATCGTAAAATTATAGATGCTTTTGGAAACGTTGTTGATATTATGGTTGAAGTTAACAATATGAATGACGCTGTAAAAACGGCTCAAAGATTAACAGAAAAAGGTGATGCGGTTTTATTGTCTCCAGCTTGCGCAAGTTTCGATTTGTTCGAAAATTACGAAGATCGTGGAAAACAATTCAAACAAGCAGTTCACAACTTGTAG
- a CDS encoding FtsW/RodA/SpoVE family cell cycle protein, producing the protein MKELVNKLKGDRVIWSFVALLALFSFMPVFSASSNLAYIGHGTGNTLGYLLKHLAHICIGFLIIYWVHKVPYHYFRAISKIALPIVWFLLLYTLLKGTVIAGANASRWIQVPFIGITFQTSTLASIVLFIYVARYLSKTKEENEPFQTSLIQLWIPVFITLMLILPANFSTTALIFAMVLMLTFIGKYPLKYIGFIIGSGIAMLAFFLLVAKAFPDSRFFSRVSTWESRITNFTTDKPDEDDYQIEKAKIAIASGKLGGLGPGKSVQKNFLPQSSSDFIYAIIVEEYGLVGGVAIVILYLLLLFRFVVASHKAPTLFGKLVVVGVGFPMIFQAMINMAVAVELLPVTGQTLPLISSGGSSIWMTCLGLGIIISVTKKEEEIAEEKLEKEKRKEALQRLIDRELAEDDVIPQEIYDAEPAYSIEDNSRNPMNAVLNK; encoded by the coding sequence ATGAAAGAACTAGTAAACAAACTAAAAGGAGATAGAGTAATATGGTCATTCGTGGCTTTATTAGCGCTGTTTTCGTTTATGCCTGTTTTTAGTGCGAGTAGTAATTTGGCATACATTGGGCACGGAACAGGAAATACTTTAGGGTATTTGCTAAAACACTTGGCTCATATTTGCATCGGTTTCTTGATTATTTATTGGGTTCACAAAGTGCCTTATCATTATTTTAGAGCTATTTCTAAAATTGCGTTGCCTATTGTTTGGTTCTTATTGCTTTATACCTTGTTGAAAGGAACTGTTATCGCAGGAGCAAATGCAAGTCGTTGGATTCAAGTTCCTTTTATTGGAATCACGTTTCAGACATCAACATTAGCGTCAATCGTTCTTTTTATTTATGTAGCACGATATTTATCAAAAACCAAAGAAGAAAATGAACCTTTTCAGACTTCATTAATTCAACTTTGGATTCCGGTGTTTATCACTTTAATGCTGATTTTACCGGCAAACTTTTCGACTACAGCGTTGATTTTTGCAATGGTTTTGATGCTAACGTTCATCGGGAAATATCCTTTAAAATATATCGGATTTATTATTGGTTCAGGAATCGCAATGCTGGCATTTTTCCTTTTGGTTGCAAAAGCCTTTCCAGATTCGAGATTCTTTAGCAGGGTTTCAACTTGGGAAAGTCGTATTACCAACTTTACAACAGATAAACCAGACGAAGACGATTATCAGATAGAAAAGGCAAAAATTGCAATCGCATCAGGAAAATTAGGAGGATTAGGACCGGGAAAAAGCGTTCAGAAAAATTTCTTGCCACAATCTTCTTCCGATTTTATTTACGCCATTATTGTTGAAGAATACGGTTTGGTTGGCGGGGTTGCAATCGTAATTCTGTACTTATTGCTTTTATTCCGATTTGTAGTGGCTTCTCATAAAGCGCCAACATTATTTGGAAAATTAGTCGTCGTTGGAGTTGGGTTTCCGATGATATTTCAAGCAATGATCAATATGGCAGTTGCAGTTGAATTATTGCCAGTAACCGGACAAACATTACCATTGATAAGTAGTGGAGGAAGTTCAATCTGGATGACCTGTTTAGGACTTGGAATCATAATCAGCGTGACGAAAAAAGAAGAAGAGATTGCTGAAGAAAAACTAGAAAAAGAAAAGAGAAAAGAAGCTTTACAGCGATTGATCGATAGAGAATTGGCAGAAGATGATGTAATTCCTCAAGAAATATATGATGCAGAACCAGCTTATTCTATAGAAGATAATTCGAGAAATCCGATGAATGCGGTTTTAAATAAATAG
- the murG gene encoding undecaprenyldiphospho-muramoylpentapeptide beta-N-acetylglucosaminyltransferase: MTKYKFILSGGGTGGHIYPAIAIANELKLQFPDAEFLFVGAKDKMEMQKVPQAGYEIKGLWIAGLQRKLTLQNLMFPLKLASSLLESKRIIKKFKPNVVIGTGGFASGPLLQAAGSAGIPTVVQEQNSFPGITNKLLSKKANAICVAYQNLERFFPKEKIVLTGNPVRQDLIDIESKREEAIAFYNLDPNKKTLLVLGGSLGARRINQLIEKELQNFLSQDVQVIWQCGKLYFEDYKKYNQPNVKVVDFIERMDFVYAASDVIISRAGASSVSELCIVGKPVIFIPSPNVAEDHQTKNAQAIVDAKGAILLKESELNEQFSIVFEALLKDSGKQKQLSDNIKKLARPKATQDIVAQIVKLINRQ; encoded by the coding sequence ATGACAAAGTATAAATTCATACTTAGCGGAGGAGGAACAGGAGGGCATATCTATCCTGCAATTGCTATTGCAAATGAATTGAAATTACAATTCCCAGATGCTGAATTTCTTTTTGTAGGCGCCAAAGATAAAATGGAAATGCAAAAAGTACCTCAGGCAGGTTACGAAATAAAAGGTCTTTGGATTGCGGGTTTACAACGTAAGTTGACATTACAAAATTTAATGTTTCCATTAAAATTGGCAAGCAGTTTATTGGAATCAAAAAGAATAATTAAAAAATTTAAACCGAATGTAGTAATTGGAACTGGAGGTTTTGCCAGTGGACCTTTATTACAGGCGGCAGGTTCGGCAGGAATTCCGACAGTTGTTCAAGAGCAGAATTCTTTTCCTGGAATTACAAATAAATTGCTGAGTAAAAAAGCAAATGCAATTTGTGTGGCTTATCAGAATTTAGAGCGTTTTTTTCCAAAAGAGAAAATTGTTTTAACGGGAAATCCAGTTCGTCAGGATTTAATTGATATTGAAAGCAAACGTGAAGAAGCAATTGCTTTTTACAATTTAGATCCCAATAAAAAAACATTATTGGTTTTAGGAGGAAGTTTAGGCGCAAGAAGAATCAATCAGTTAATTGAAAAAGAATTGCAAAATTTTCTTTCGCAAGATGTTCAGGTAATCTGGCAATGTGGGAAATTATATTTTGAAGATTATAAAAAATACAATCAGCCCAATGTAAAAGTGGTCGATTTTATTGAAAGAATGGATTTTGTTTACGCAGCATCAGATGTAATAATTTCACGTGCAGGAGCTTCATCAGTATCAGAATTATGTATTGTTGGAAAACCAGTGATTTTTATTCCATCTCCGAATGTAGCTGAAGATCATCAAACCAAAAATGCGCAAGCAATTGTTGATGCGAAAGGTGCCATTTTGTTGAAAGAATCTGAGCTGAACGAACAATTTAGTATCGTTTTTGAAGCGTTGCTAAAAGATTCAGGAAAACAAAAACAATTAAGTGATAATATTAAAAAACTAGCAAGACCAAAAGCGACACAGGATATTGTAGCACAAATTGTGAAGTTAATTAATAGGCAGTAA